A DNA window from Helianthus annuus cultivar XRQ/B chromosome 15, HanXRQr2.0-SUNRISE, whole genome shotgun sequence contains the following coding sequences:
- the LOC110912981 gene encoding UDP-glycosyltransferase 76B1 isoform X3: protein MNTTTTTGKLTNGHRLVLLPLPFQGHLNPMLQLANILHSKGFSITILHTRFNSPNPTNYPHFTFLPIPDTAGEPNPLISDVGMVIRFLHYINISFVDPIRGCLERLMSEDDGVACLITDAQWFGIQSVADELKLPRIVHRTSNISSFLFFAAYSRLTDTGCFGSFSDEETKSKSLAKGLEPLNHQDLSKFLTSDPESACKVIELMVEGTKRARAVIWNTFKELEEGELEALSQDFPNPHFLIGPFHKYFPASSSSLLAQDQTSISWLDKHPPKSVLYVSFGSIVKLEKSEFLEIAWGLANSKQPFLWVVRPGSIGGSEWLEPLPDEFLERIVEGRGYIVKWAPQQDVLAHRATGGFWTHNGWNSTLESICEGVPMICSPAFGDQLPNARYVSDVWKIGVELQNGFEREEIESAIKRVMVNAEGLEFRNKITNLKWKVNRCLEKGGSSYSSLEDLECLERLMSEDDGVACLITDAQWFGTQSVAVGLKLPRIVHRTSSISSFLLFAKSLALLDTGCFWQGSDEGNPMAKGEPIRLRSQIALDTVTDPGNIFKRRERGV from the exons ATGaacaccaccactaccaccggAAAACTTACCAACGGCCACCGGCTTGTATTACTCCCATTACCGTTTCAAGGCCACCTGAACCCGATGCTTCAACTGGCAAACATACTTCACTCCAAAGGCTTCTCAATCACCATCCTCCATACTCGTTTCAACTCCCCTAATCCCACCAACTACCCTCACTTCACTTTTCTACCCATTCCCGACACCGCCGGTGAACCGAATCCTTTGATCTCTGACGTGGGAATGGTCATACGTTTTTTGCACTACATCAACATCAGTTTTGTTGATCCCATTCGAGGGTGTTTGGAGCGGTTGATGTCGGAGGATGATGGAGTTGCTTGCTTGATCacagatgctcagtggtttggtATACAGAGTGTTGCCGATGAGCTGAAACTTCCGAGGATTGTTCACCGGACTAGCAACATCTcgtcttttcttttctttgctgCATATTCTCGGTTAACTGACACTGGTTGTTTTGGGAGTTTCTCCGATGAAG AAACGAAGTCAAAATCATTGGCCAAGGGGCTTGAGCCACTTAACCATCAAGATTTATCAAAGTTCCTTACTAGCGATCCAGAAAGTGCGTGTAAGGTGATAGAACTCATGGTCGAAGGAACCAAGCGAGCACGTGCAGTGATATGGAACACATTCAAAGAACTAGAAGAAGGTGAACTCGAAGCTCTTAGCCAAGATTTCCCTAACCCACATTTTCTAATAGGACCATTTCACAAGTACTTCCCCGCATCCTCAAGCAGCCTCCTAGCACAAGACCAAACATCCATTTCATGGTTAGACAAACACCCACCTAAGTCCGTGTTATATGTAAGTTTTGGGAGTATAGTTAAGCTTGAGAAATCCGAGTTCCTAGAGATCGCATGGGGTTTGGCTAATAGCAAGCAACCATTTTTATGGGTTGTTAGACCAGGGTCCATAGGAGGATCAGAGTGGCTCGAACCATTACCAGATGAGTTTTTGGAGCGAATTGTAGAAGGTAGAGGGTATATTGTGAAATGGGCTCCACAACAAGACGTATTAGCTCATCGTGCAACAGGTGGTTTCTGGACTCATAACGGGTGGAATTCAACGCTTGAAAGTATTTGTGAAGGGGTTCCAATGATTTGTTCACCGGCTTTTGGTGATCAACTACCAAATGCAAGATATGTAAGTGATGTGTGGAAGATTGGGGTGGAGTTACAAAATGGGTTTGAAAGAGAGGAGATTGAAAGTGCAATAAAGAGAGTAATGGTCAATGCTGAAGGGTTAGAGTTTAGGAATAaaatcacaaatttaaaatgGAAAGTAAACCGTTGTCTAGAGAAAGGTGGCTCTTCTTATTCATCACTTGAGGATTTG GAGTGTTTGGAGCGGTTGATGTCGGAGGATGATGGAGTTGCATGCTTGATCacagatgctcagtggtttggcACACAGAGTGTTGCCGTTGGGCTCAAACTTCCTAGGATTGTTCACCGGACTAGTAGCATCTCGTCGTTTCTTTTATTTGCTAAGTCGCTGGCGTTACTTGACACGGGTTGTTTCTGGCAAGGATCCGATgaag GTAACCCAATGGCAAAAGGCGAGCCTATACGCCTTCGATCGCAGATAGCGTTGGATACAGTGACGGACCCAGGAAATATTTTCAAGAGACGCGAACGAGGGGTTTAA
- the LOC110912981 gene encoding UDP-glycosyltransferase 76B1 isoform X1: protein MNTTTTTGKLTNGHRLVLLPLPFQGHLNPMLQLANILHSKGFSITILHTRFNSPNPTNYPHFTFLPIPDTAGEPNPLISDVGMVIRFLHYINISFVDPIRGCLERLMSEDDGVACLITDAQWFGIQSVADELKLPRIVHRTSNISSFLFFAAYSRLTDTGCFGSFSDEETKSKSLAKGLEPLNHQDLSKFLTSDPESACKVIELMVEGTKRARAVIWNTFKELEEGELEALSQDFPNPHFLIGPFHKYFPASSSSLLAQDQTSISWLDKHPPKSVLYVSFGSIVKLEKSEFLEIAWGLANSKQPFLWVVRPGSIGGSEWLEPLPDEFLERIVEGRGYIVKWAPQQDVLAHRATGGFWTHNGWNSTLESICEGVPMICSPAFGDQLPNARYVSDVWKIGVELQNGFEREEIESAIKRVMVNAEGLEFRNKITNLKWKVNRCLEKGGSSYSSLEDLECLERLMSEDDGVACLITDAQWFGTQSVAVGLKLPRIVHRTSSISSFLLFAKSLALLDTGCFWQGSDEERKSETLVQGLEPLKVKDLPKLLTSEPQGVCKVLELMAKATKRAQALIWNTFKELEEHDLEVLSQDFPNPHFFIGPFHKYFPAHHQAAS from the exons ATGaacaccaccactaccaccggAAAACTTACCAACGGCCACCGGCTTGTATTACTCCCATTACCGTTTCAAGGCCACCTGAACCCGATGCTTCAACTGGCAAACATACTTCACTCCAAAGGCTTCTCAATCACCATCCTCCATACTCGTTTCAACTCCCCTAATCCCACCAACTACCCTCACTTCACTTTTCTACCCATTCCCGACACCGCCGGTGAACCGAATCCTTTGATCTCTGACGTGGGAATGGTCATACGTTTTTTGCACTACATCAACATCAGTTTTGTTGATCCCATTCGAGGGTGTTTGGAGCGGTTGATGTCGGAGGATGATGGAGTTGCTTGCTTGATCacagatgctcagtggtttggtATACAGAGTGTTGCCGATGAGCTGAAACTTCCGAGGATTGTTCACCGGACTAGCAACATCTcgtcttttcttttctttgctgCATATTCTCGGTTAACTGACACTGGTTGTTTTGGGAGTTTCTCCGATGAAG AAACGAAGTCAAAATCATTGGCCAAGGGGCTTGAGCCACTTAACCATCAAGATTTATCAAAGTTCCTTACTAGCGATCCAGAAAGTGCGTGTAAGGTGATAGAACTCATGGTCGAAGGAACCAAGCGAGCACGTGCAGTGATATGGAACACATTCAAAGAACTAGAAGAAGGTGAACTCGAAGCTCTTAGCCAAGATTTCCCTAACCCACATTTTCTAATAGGACCATTTCACAAGTACTTCCCCGCATCCTCAAGCAGCCTCCTAGCACAAGACCAAACATCCATTTCATGGTTAGACAAACACCCACCTAAGTCCGTGTTATATGTAAGTTTTGGGAGTATAGTTAAGCTTGAGAAATCCGAGTTCCTAGAGATCGCATGGGGTTTGGCTAATAGCAAGCAACCATTTTTATGGGTTGTTAGACCAGGGTCCATAGGAGGATCAGAGTGGCTCGAACCATTACCAGATGAGTTTTTGGAGCGAATTGTAGAAGGTAGAGGGTATATTGTGAAATGGGCTCCACAACAAGACGTATTAGCTCATCGTGCAACAGGTGGTTTCTGGACTCATAACGGGTGGAATTCAACGCTTGAAAGTATTTGTGAAGGGGTTCCAATGATTTGTTCACCGGCTTTTGGTGATCAACTACCAAATGCAAGATATGTAAGTGATGTGTGGAAGATTGGGGTGGAGTTACAAAATGGGTTTGAAAGAGAGGAGATTGAAAGTGCAATAAAGAGAGTAATGGTCAATGCTGAAGGGTTAGAGTTTAGGAATAaaatcacaaatttaaaatgGAAAGTAAACCGTTGTCTAGAGAAAGGTGGCTCTTCTTATTCATCACTTGAGGATTTG GAGTGTTTGGAGCGGTTGATGTCGGAGGATGATGGAGTTGCATGCTTGATCacagatgctcagtggtttggcACACAGAGTGTTGCCGTTGGGCTCAAACTTCCTAGGATTGTTCACCGGACTAGTAGCATCTCGTCGTTTCTTTTATTTGCTAAGTCGCTGGCGTTACTTGACACGGGTTGTTTCTGGCAAGGATCCGATgaag AAAGGAAGTCGGAAACATTGGTCCAAGGGCTTGAACCACTTAAAGTCAAAGACTTGCCAAAATTGCTCACTAGTGAGCCACAAGGTGTATGTAAGGTACTAGAACTCATGGCCAAAGCAACCAAGCGAGCACAGGCATTGATATGGAACACATTCAAAGAACTAGAAGAACATGATCTCGAAGTTCTTAGCCAAGATTTCCCGAACCCACATTTTTTTATAGGACCATTTCATAAGTACTTCCCTGCGCATCATCAAGCAGCCTCCTAA
- the LOC110912981 gene encoding UDP-glycosyltransferase 76B1 isoform X2, which produces MNTTTTTGKPTNGHRLVLLPLPFQGHLNPMLQLANILHSKGFSITILHIRFNSPNPTNYPHFTFLPIPDTAGEPNPLISDVGMVVRWVHYINISFVDPIRGCLERLMLEDDGVACLITDALWFCTQSVADGLKLPRIVHRTSSISSFLYFASYSRDTGCFGSFSDEETKSKSLAKGLEPLNHQDLSKFLTSDPESACKVIELMVEGTKRARAVIWNTFKELEEGELEALSQDFPNPHFLIGPFHKYFPASSSSLLAQDQTSISWLDKHPPKSVLYVSFGSIVKLEKSEFLEIAWGLANSKQPFLWVVRPGSIGGSEWLEPLPDEFLERIVEGRGYIVKWAPQQDVLAHRATGGFWTHNGWNSTLESICEGVPMICSPAFGDQLPNARYVSDVWKIGVELQNGFEREEIESAIKRVMVNAEGLEFRNKITNLKWKVNRCLEKGGSSYSSLEDLECLERLMSEDDGVACLITDAQWFGTQSVAVGLKLPRIVHRTSSISSFLLFAKSLALLDTGCFWQGSDEERKSETLVQGLEPLKVKDLPKLLTSEPQGVCKVLELMAKATKRAQALIWNTFKELEEHDLEVLSQDFPNPHFFIGPFHKYFPAHHQAAS; this is translated from the exons ATGaacaccaccactaccaccggAAAACCTACCAACGGCCACCGGCTTGTATTACTACCATTACCGTTTCAAGGCCACCTGAACCCGATGCTTCAACTAGCAAACATACTTCACTCCAAAGGCTTCTCAATCACCATCCTCCATATTCGTTTCAACTCCCCTAATCCCACCAACTACCCTCACTTCACTTTTCTACCTATTCCTGACACCGCCGGTGAACCGAATCCTTTGATCTCTGACGTGGGAATGGTCGTACGTTGGGTGCACTACATCAACATCAGTTTTGTTGATCCTATCCGAGGATGTTTGGAGCGGTTGATGTTGGAGGATGATGGAGTTGCATGTTTGATCACTGATGCTCTTTGGTTCTGTACGCAGAGCGTCGCCGACGGTCTGAAACTTCCGAGGATTGTTCACCGGACTAGTAGCATCTCGTCTTTTCTTTACTTTGCTTCATATTCGCGTGACACTGGTTGTTTCGGGAGTTTCTCTGATGAAG AAACGAAGTCAAAATCATTGGCCAAGGGGCTTGAGCCACTTAACCATCAAGATTTATCAAAGTTCCTTACTAGCGATCCAGAAAGTGCGTGTAAGGTGATAGAACTCATGGTCGAAGGAACCAAGCGAGCACGTGCAGTGATATGGAACACATTCAAAGAACTAGAAGAAGGTGAACTCGAAGCTCTTAGCCAAGATTTCCCTAACCCACATTTTCTAATAGGACCATTTCACAAGTACTTCCCCGCATCCTCAAGCAGCCTCCTAGCACAAGACCAAACATCCATTTCATGGTTAGACAAACACCCACCTAAGTCCGTGTTATATGTAAGTTTTGGGAGTATAGTTAAGCTTGAGAAATCCGAGTTCCTAGAGATCGCATGGGGTTTGGCTAATAGCAAGCAACCATTTTTATGGGTTGTTAGACCAGGGTCCATAGGAGGATCAGAGTGGCTCGAACCATTACCAGATGAGTTTTTGGAGCGAATTGTAGAAGGTAGAGGGTATATTGTGAAATGGGCTCCACAACAAGACGTATTAGCTCATCGTGCAACAGGTGGTTTCTGGACTCATAACGGGTGGAATTCAACGCTTGAAAGTATTTGTGAAGGGGTTCCAATGATTTGTTCACCGGCTTTTGGTGATCAACTACCAAATGCAAGATATGTAAGTGATGTGTGGAAGATTGGGGTGGAGTTACAAAATGGGTTTGAAAGAGAGGAGATTGAAAGTGCAATAAAGAGAGTAATGGTCAATGCTGAAGGGTTAGAGTTTAGGAATAaaatcacaaatttaaaatgGAAAGTAAACCGTTGTCTAGAGAAAGGTGGCTCTTCTTATTCATCACTTGAGGATTTG GAGTGTTTGGAGCGGTTGATGTCGGAGGATGATGGAGTTGCATGCTTGATCacagatgctcagtggtttggcACACAGAGTGTTGCCGTTGGGCTCAAACTTCCTAGGATTGTTCACCGGACTAGTAGCATCTCGTCGTTTCTTTTATTTGCTAAGTCGCTGGCGTTACTTGACACGGGTTGTTTCTGGCAAGGATCCGATgaag AAAGGAAGTCGGAAACATTGGTCCAAGGGCTTGAACCACTTAAAGTCAAAGACTTGCCAAAATTGCTCACTAGTGAGCCACAAGGTGTATGTAAGGTACTAGAACTCATGGCCAAAGCAACCAAGCGAGCACAGGCATTGATATGGAACACATTCAAAGAACTAGAAGAACATGATCTCGAAGTTCTTAGCCAAGATTTCCCGAACCCACATTTTTTTATAGGACCATTTCATAAGTACTTCCCTGCGCATCATCAAGCAGCCTCCTAA
- the LOC110914639 gene encoding uncharacterized protein LOC110914639, with protein sequence MPLYVKFPALFKEESAKKCLVADCCVLGGSGPSFSWAWARPVLGPEAANQLQMLSGMFEGFAVSVGNDVWKWRHESDGKFSVSSIKKLLSAVNRINPERVFEWNNWVPKKVGIVAWRAEMERLPTKCALVRRNIPVQNNTCVFCGDYEETYVFVSCQFVQTIWQNLAVWCGIPPIIAFGINDILTVHESSSGSRKIRKVIHALVLVTFWSIWKSRNDAVFRQVNPSTTRNLDEIKSVAYLWVKSRAKVAALTWEDWSRFNLSVLR encoded by the coding sequence ATGCCGCTTTATGTTAAATTCCCTGCGCTTTTTAAGGAGGAATCGGCCAAAAAATGCCTTGTTGCGGATTGCTGTGTTCTTGGTGGTTCTGGGCCTTCCTTCAGCTGGGCCTGGGCCCGGCCTGTCCTCGGTCCAGAAGCTGCAAATCAGCTGCAGATGTTGTCAGGTATGTTTGAAGGCTTCGCTGTTTCAGTCGGCAATGATGTATGGAAATGGAGGCATGAGTCGGATGGTAAGTTTTCTGTCTCGAGTATTAAGAAGTTACTTAGTGCTGTAAACCGTATCAATCCCGAACGGGTCTTTGAATGGAACAACTGGGTCCCGAAAAAGGTCGGAATCGTAGCTTGGAGAGCGGAGATGGAGAGATTGCCGACAAAGTGTGCTTTGGTGAGGCGTAACATACCGGTTCAGAATAATACGTGCGTCTTCTGTGGAGATTATGAAGAGACATATGTTTTTGTTTCATGTCAATTCGTGCAAACAATATGGCAGAACTTGGCGGTTTGGTGTGGGATCCCACCGATCATTGCGTTTGGGATTAATGATATACTTACTGTACATGAATCAAGTTCGGGTTCAAGAAAGATAAGGAAAGTAATACATGCTCTCGTTTTGGTGACTTTTTGGAGTATTTGGAAATCGAGAAATGATGCCGTTTTTAGACAAGTTAATCCAAGCACGACGAGGAATCTGGACGAGATTAAATCGGTGGCGTATCTATGGGTTAAAAGTAGAGCAAAAGTGGCGGCACTAACTTGGGAGGATTGGAGTCGTTTTAATTTAAGCGTTTTGAGATAA
- the LOC110912981 gene encoding UDP-glycosyltransferase 76B1 isoform X4 translates to MNTTTTTGKLTNGHRLVLLPLPFQGHLNPMLQLANILHSKGFSITILHTRFNSPNPTNYPHFTFLPIPDTAGEPNPLISDVGMVIRFLHYINISFVDPIRGCLERLMSEDDGVACLITDAQWFGIQSVADELKLPRIVHRTSNISSFLFFAAYSRLTDTGCFGSFSDEETKSKSLAKGLEPLNHQDLSKFLTSDPESACKVIELMVEGTKRARAVIWNTFKELEEGELEALSQDFPNPHFLIGPFHKYFPASSSSLLAQDQTSISWLDKHPPKSVLYVSFGSIVKLEKSEFLEIAWGLANSKQPFLWVVRPGSIGGSEWLEPLPDEFLERIVEGRGYIVKWAPQQDVLAHRATGGFWTHNGWNSTLESICEGVPMICSPAFGDQLPNARYVSDVWKIGVELQNGFEREEIESAIKRVMVNAEGLEFRNKITNLKWKVNRCLEKGGSSYSSLEDLQVLGPGPGVFGAVDVGG, encoded by the exons ATGaacaccaccactaccaccggAAAACTTACCAACGGCCACCGGCTTGTATTACTCCCATTACCGTTTCAAGGCCACCTGAACCCGATGCTTCAACTGGCAAACATACTTCACTCCAAAGGCTTCTCAATCACCATCCTCCATACTCGTTTCAACTCCCCTAATCCCACCAACTACCCTCACTTCACTTTTCTACCCATTCCCGACACCGCCGGTGAACCGAATCCTTTGATCTCTGACGTGGGAATGGTCATACGTTTTTTGCACTACATCAACATCAGTTTTGTTGATCCCATTCGAGGGTGTTTGGAGCGGTTGATGTCGGAGGATGATGGAGTTGCTTGCTTGATCacagatgctcagtggtttggtATACAGAGTGTTGCCGATGAGCTGAAACTTCCGAGGATTGTTCACCGGACTAGCAACATCTcgtcttttcttttctttgctgCATATTCTCGGTTAACTGACACTGGTTGTTTTGGGAGTTTCTCCGATGAAG AAACGAAGTCAAAATCATTGGCCAAGGGGCTTGAGCCACTTAACCATCAAGATTTATCAAAGTTCCTTACTAGCGATCCAGAAAGTGCGTGTAAGGTGATAGAACTCATGGTCGAAGGAACCAAGCGAGCACGTGCAGTGATATGGAACACATTCAAAGAACTAGAAGAAGGTGAACTCGAAGCTCTTAGCCAAGATTTCCCTAACCCACATTTTCTAATAGGACCATTTCACAAGTACTTCCCCGCATCCTCAAGCAGCCTCCTAGCACAAGACCAAACATCCATTTCATGGTTAGACAAACACCCACCTAAGTCCGTGTTATATGTAAGTTTTGGGAGTATAGTTAAGCTTGAGAAATCCGAGTTCCTAGAGATCGCATGGGGTTTGGCTAATAGCAAGCAACCATTTTTATGGGTTGTTAGACCAGGGTCCATAGGAGGATCAGAGTGGCTCGAACCATTACCAGATGAGTTTTTGGAGCGAATTGTAGAAGGTAGAGGGTATATTGTGAAATGGGCTCCACAACAAGACGTATTAGCTCATCGTGCAACAGGTGGTTTCTGGACTCATAACGGGTGGAATTCAACGCTTGAAAGTATTTGTGAAGGGGTTCCAATGATTTGTTCACCGGCTTTTGGTGATCAACTACCAAATGCAAGATATGTAAGTGATGTGTGGAAGATTGGGGTGGAGTTACAAAATGGGTTTGAAAGAGAGGAGATTGAAAGTGCAATAAAGAGAGTAATGGTCAATGCTGAAGGGTTAGAGTTTAGGAATAaaatcacaaatttaaaatgGAAAGTAAACCGTTGTCTAGAGAAAGGTGGCTCTTCTTATTCATCACTTGAGGATTTG CAAGTTCTTGGACCCGGACCAGGAGTGTTTGGAGCGGTTGATGTCGGAGGATGA